A genomic segment from Neodiprion lecontei isolate iyNeoLeco1 chromosome 1, iyNeoLeco1.1, whole genome shotgun sequence encodes:
- the LOC107226614 gene encoding uncharacterized protein LOC107226614 isoform X3, protein MSRQVNLSLGSSSRSRKQVLWHLDIFRRSFRELSGHACMRESCIFCALKDLFSQLQFSQESALPPDALRRALAESFLDQQRFQLGFMDDAAECFENILLRIHLHIASGEAEDMCSARHCVPHQKFAMTLVEQSVCGACGATSEPLPFTQMVHYVSASALTSQARQTPQSSRSSPDLFGQLLRRAGGMGDIRDCPSSCGAKIQICRTLMNRPEIVSVGVVWDSERPSLEHIMDVFATVGTCLRLSDVFHSVVDSRWGASTIHNLVGVVTYYGKHYSTFFFHTKLKVWIYFDDATVKEIGPRWEQVVEKCRRGRYQPLLLLYATPGGTPVNTENAPKTVTPFPNGNGLKTPPKNNLRRSITPSPEKASINGTARRAITPNPDSPPHMYTQRRTYSDYQNLTDIQNNIFGNQGVDAVDGEVESKYISRRAVENVMQQQKKQQMQLTRSLSAGSTPQDGISIPDHLNVPRRRDSGNWSGDRNSASSSSSTTMDNPYLYIVNKMQRNSGVPKSPTSKSGELSSSSSGHYDAGYDSYSLSSTDSLPLQQGLKHNLQLAQIPEGYQPSSGDDCERLCKETDALLDKSRAAEDAGDLGTAVALCNAASSKARAAMDAPYNNPHTMTIAMMKHNTCVMRARSLHRRILQEQAIANGEKEEGATEGRHSRENSKSSQHSRQSSRDKGNHSRQNSRELLVNAAAVVDKPSSVKSIQIYATLPKKKTLRSKATAVNVVEDEEYMLYDRPTQRTGLFGRVKRCDEDKKDKKRARSEERNKNSTKDFSIAPIKASPTVKNGKMAEKPKENDANPTKISQTNGTLPAEQKQGKKQHKIRRKLLMGGLIKRKNRSMPDLREGQDGQPPVSVEPSCNTLPKQSVDDSSLGLKGNEVSQSLSGYLSEGHLEFAGNNNNNNTSNNNNTGNPNLERSRLMRKSFHGNAGKVLHAAKVPPPPPLRTTSQLSKSKCQGEVGGGLQTENSMYPLSDDNVGNSSQSQNNNAFWNHANQANLVSQSGRVTNYADYSMEPHSLQFLPSYNQEQPIVSNFNGKPRIQDDVVQYANGILYEPTFVVTRADVHSEQSPVKHQSQPDSLPPYPENSNVSHSRQPSEEFPPPPYPCIQSVSHSRQPSEDFPPPPPPIDANPPAQMGSVVSQQQQQTSQQLEAQQISSLLAQLQLKREQMLITGDVDGKEQDEDDKTSGETWLRELQAKQAERRMKKQSPVDQMASHNQDMPKTRAPSVPQTQGSTIARRTSDLMMNTLGQTHEQSRDVTDSARLVTVSSSVKDMAARFEQIKQQPPAKPEVDQKPSKTTSTLPGTDVTQDVPPSEPLKLSTENLAAFTKSDNQSSQSVLNSSFESSSSQSTFISTAPAPVSAPTSQSESGLNAAILSMSLFLPHENGLPVDYPEDDISEVAMQNTIQNTTILPIEEDIMPRKTKRRIGKKKSVSFCDQVVLVATAEDDEKDSYIPNPILERVLRSALNKPETALVLREIRNLQEAELNRENTAPKFQQHTLPLKSEADSIPATPYQDQLRSINPMADTIRPTFGRQNSNEMPNGPPQDGKKAYNSYNEGQDVVREAYPVGNQNLSKTLTSYTQQYPQQIRYPQNGHSAHIQGYTQTQTAHPRNQGIPVSQMQKPASPFPTQVHNQYPQNGTVGQKIMNAANQQKNGFQGNYYQLEQQHNQVNKQYSAQQQQSGNMNQRIQQHNVSPVTVPHGQQMVCYPSNQSTNPYQQYNNSSSPQSQYPVSSYQGYPQQNRANQLLPQYQPPPNPTAPFQQQQQQQQSNGQNYQGRIENTYQRQPQKNEQQNILAPNQTYPNPIQNGQIQSNMKYPTYQHPPAPKQTKQVHFQAGTKGGAVNQNSSSVQKTSPVTAVPRTTHCHLCRKKHVVEPAIYCTDCDFYMSRFRPKS, encoded by the exons ATGTCGAGACAGGTCAACCTGTCGTTAGGTTCGAGCTCACGGAGCCGAAAACAG gtcTTGTGGCACCTCGACATCTTTCGACGCAGTTTTCGCGAACTTTCTGGACATGCCTGCATGCGAGAGTCTTGCATCTTTTGCGCTTTGAAG GACCTTTTCTCCCAGCTGCAATTCTCCCAGGAAAGCGCACTGCCACCCGATGCCCTGCGACGAGCACTCGCCGAGAGCTTTCTTGACCAGCAACGGTTTCAACTTGGCTTTATGGACGACGCCGCAGAATGTTTC GAAAATATACTGCTGCGAATTCACCTCCACATTGCCAGTGGCGAGGCGGAGGACATGTGCAGTGCCCGACATTGCGTGCCTCATCAAAAGTTTGCGATGACTTTGGTCGAGCAGAGCGTTTGTGGCGCCTGTGGAGCGACTTCGGAACCGCTACCTTTCACCCAG ATGGTCCATTATGTGTCAGCCTCAGCTCTGACGTCACAGGCTCGTCAGACGCCACAGTCATCGAGATCAAGTCCGGATCTCTTCGGGCAACTTCTTCGACGTGCAGGGGGAATGGGAGACATCCGCGACTGTCCG AGTTCCTGTGGTGCTAAAATCCAAATTTGCCGAACGCTGATGAACCGACCCGAGATAGTGTCGGTTGGTGTCGTCTGGGACAGCGAAAGGCCGTCATTGGAGCACATCATGGACGTGTTCGCGACAGTGGGAACATGCCTTAGATTAAGCGACGTCTTCCATAGCGTGGTTGACTCGCGATGGGGTGCTTCGACCATCCACAACCTTGTAGGTGTCGTTACGTATTACGGAAAACACTACTCCACCTTCTTCTTTCACACGAAACTGAAG gtCTGGATATACTTCGACGATGCAACGGTGAAGGAGATCGGTCCACGGTGGGAGCAGGTGGTCGAAAAATGCCGAAGAGGGAGATACCAGCCGTTATTACTACTGTATGCGACGCCCGGTGGAACACCGGTGAACACCGAGAACGCCCCGAAAACTGTGACCCCCTTCCCGAACGGGAACGGACTGAAAACACCGCCGAAGAACAACCTGCGAAGGTCGATAACGCCGAGTCCTGAGAAGGCCTCGATAAACGGCACCGCGAGGCGGGCCATAACCCCGAACCCCGACAGTCCTCCTCATATGTACACGCAAAGAAGGACGTACAGCGACTATCAGAACCTGACCGACATCCAGAACAACATTTTTGGCAACCAG GGAGTAGACGCCGTTGATGGCGAGGTGGAGTCCAAGTACATAAGTCGACGCGCGGTGGAGAATGTGATGCAGCAGCAGAAGAAGCAGCAAATGCAGCTGACGAGGAGCCTGAGCGCCGGATCAACGCCGCAGGACGGAATAAGCATTCCAGATCATTTGAACGTGCCCCGAAGGCGGGATTCGGGCAATTGGTCCGGTGATCGTAACAGCGCTTCCTCAAGCTCCTCGACAACGATGGACAACCCTTATCTTTACATCGTTAACAAGATGCAGAGAAACTCCGGGGTTCCTAAAAGTCCGACAAGCAAATCTGGTGAACTGTCTAGCAGCAGTAGCGGACACTACGATGCTGGATACGATTCCTACTCCCTTTCCTCCACCGATAGTCTTCCGCTTCAGCAGGGGTTGAAGCACAATTTGCAG CTTGCGCAAATACCCGAAGGTTATCAGCCATCGTCCGGAGACGACTGCGAGCGTCTCTGCAAGGAGACCGATGCTCTTCTCGACAAATCACGAGCGGCTGAAGATGCTGGGGATCTTGGAACGGCCGTTGCGCTTTGCAATGCTGCCAGCAGTAAAGCGAGAGCAGCGATGGATGCGCCATACAATAATCCACACACTATGACCATAGCCATGATGAAGCACAACACGTGCGTGATGAGGGCTCGCAGTCTGCATAGAAGGATACTCCAAGAACAAGCCATTGCTAACGGAGAGAAAGAAG AGGGTGCGACGGAGGGCAGACACTCCCGTGAGAACAGTAAATCCAGTCAACATTCGAGGCAAAGCTCGCGTGACAAGGGTAATCACTCGCGTCAGAACAGTCGAGAGTTACTGGTAAACGCTGCAGCAGTTGTCGACAAGCCGTCGTCTGTGAAGAGTATCCAGATATACGCAACACTGCCAAAGAAGAAAACCTTGCGAAGTAAGGCTACGGCGGTGAATGTGGTGGAGGACGAAGAGTACATGCTGTACGATCGACCGACTCAGCGAACTGGGCTGTTTGGTAGGGTAAAGCGGTGTGACGAGGATAAGAAGGACAAGAAACGGGCGCGCAGTGAAGAAAGGAACAAGAACTCCACGAAAGACTTCTCCATAGCACCGATAAAAGCTTCGCCAAcagtgaaaaatggaaagatGGCGGAGAAACCGAAGGAGAATGACGCTAATCCAACGAAGATATCGCAGACGAACGGTACTCTACCTGCGGAACAAAAGCAAGGAAAGAAGCAGCACAAGATACGACGAAAGCTTCTGATGGGTGGACTAATAAAGAGGAAAAATCGAAGCATGCCCGATCTGAGGGAGGGACAAGATGGACAACCACCAGTGAGCGTTGAGCCCTCTTGCAATACTCTGCCTAAGCAGTCCGTAGATGATTCTAGCCTCGGTCTTAAAGGTAACGAAGTCAGTCAATCACTGAGTGGGTATCTCTCCGAAGGTCACTTGGAATTTGCGggtaacaacaataataacaataccagtaataacaataataccgGGAACCCTAACCTCGAGAGGAGCCGCCTGATGAGAAAAAGCTTCCACGGTAACGCCGGGAAGGTGTTGCACGCGGCAAAGGTACCCCCGCCGCCACCACTGAGAACAACTTCCCAACTTAGCAAGTCTAAGTGTCAAGGTGAAGTCGGTGGTGGACTTCAGACTGAGAACTCGATGTATCCGTTGTCGGACGACAACGTCGGTAACTCTTCGCAGAGTCAGAATAATAACGCGTTTTGGAATCACGCCAACCAGGCGAACCTCGTCTCGCAGTCTGGGCGCGTTACCAACTACGCCGATTATTCCATGGAGCCCCACTCTCTGCAATTTCTTCCGTCCTACAACCAGGAACAACCGATCGTTTCCAACTTCAACGGCAAGCCAAGGATCCAGGACGACGTTGTCCAGTATGCAAACGGCATTCTGTACGAGCCAACGTTCGTCGTCACTCGAGCAGATGTTCACAGCGAACAGAGTCCCGTCAAGCATCAGTCCCAGCCCGACTCCTTACCACCTTATCCGGAAAACTCCAACGTTTCTCACTCCAGACAACCCAGTGAAGAGTTTCCTCCACCTCCCTATCCTTGCATACAATCCGTCTCTCACTCCCGACAACCCAGTGAAGATTTCCCTCCTCCCCCACCTCCTATTGACGCCAATCCACCCGCGCAAATGGGATCCGTAGTTtctcagcagcagcagcaaacATCACAGCAGCTCGAGGCTCAACAGATTAGCAGTCTGCTTGCTCAGCTGCAGTTAAAGAGGGAGCAGATGCTGATCACGGGCGATGTTGACGGCAAGGAACAGGACGAAGACGATAAAACGTCCGGAGAAACGTGGCTGCGTGAATTACAAGCGAAGCAGGCCGAAAGAAGGATGAAGAAGCAGAGCCCTGTTGACCAAATGGCATCGCACAATCAGGATATGCCCAAGACCAGGGCGCCCTCGGTGCCCCAAACACAGGGATCGACAATTGCTAGGAGAACGAGCGACCTGATGATGAACACTCTTGGACAGACTCACGAACAAAGCAGAGATGTGACGGACAGTGCGAGGCTGGTCACAGTTTCGTCGTCAGTTAAAGACATGGCAGCTAGGTTTGAGCAGATCAAACAACAGCCGCCTGCCAAACCTGAAGTTGACCAAAAACCGAGCAAAACAACATCAACGTTACCCGGGACCGACGTGACTCAGGACGTTCCACCTTCTGAGCCACTAAAATTGTCGACGGAAAATCTTGCCGCGTTTACAAAATCCGATAACCAGTCGAGCCAGTCGGTCCTGAACTCCAGCTTCGAATCGAGCTCCAGCCAGAGCACGTTTATCTCTACGGCACCGGCGCCGGTTAGCGCTCCCACAAGTCAGTCGGAGAGCGGTTTGAACGCGGCAATATTGTCCATGTCGTTATTCCTACCCCACGAAAACGGACTTCCAGTTGATTATCCAGAGGATGACATAAGTGAGGTTGCGATGCAGAACACAATTCAGAACACAACTATACTCCCGATAGAGGAAGATATTATGCCGAGGAAGACAAAACGCAGGATCGGTAAGAAGAAGAGTGTCTCTTTCTGCGATCAGGTCGTTCTGGTCGCGACTGCCGAGGATGACGAAAAGGACTCTTACATCCCGAATCCAATCTTGGAACGGGTCCTCAGATCGGCCCTCAACAAGCCCGAGACAGCTCTGGTTCTCCGGGAAATTCGAAACCTCCAGGAGGCTGAATTGAACAGAGAAAATACGGCTCCTAAATTTCAGCAGCATACTCTACCGCTGAAGAGCGAAGCGGACAGCATTCCAGCCACGCCGTACCAGGACCAGTTAAGGAGCATTAATCCAATGGCCGACACGATAAGACCGACGTTTGGACGACAGAATTCGAACGAAATGCCAAATGGCCCTCCGCAGGACGGAAAGAAGGCTTACAATTCTTACAACGAGGGGCAGGATGTCGTACGGGAAGCGTACCCTGTCGGGAATCAGAACCTGTCGAAAACTCTGACTTCGTATACCCAGCAGTATCCCCAGCAAATTCGTTATCCTCAGAACGGACACTCTGCGCATATCCAGGGCTACACGCAAACGCAGACGGCTCATCCCAGGAATCAGGGAATCCCAGTTTCGCAAATGCAGAAGCCGGCGAGTCCGTTTCCGACGCAAGTACACAACCAATACCCCCAGAATGGTACGGTGGGTCAGAAGATAATGAACGCTGCGAACCAGCAGAAGAACGGCTTCCAAGGAAACTATTATCAGCTGGAACAGCAGCACAACCAAGTGAACAAACAGTATTCGGCTCAGCAGCAGCAATCGGGTAATATGAATCAAAGGATTCAACAGCACAATGTCAGTCCAGTGACTGTTCCCCACGGTCAACAGATGGTCTGCTACCCGTCGAACCAGTCAACGAATCCTTATCAGCAGTACAACAATTCTTCGTCACCGCAAAGTCAGTACCCAGTCAGTTCCTATCAGGGTTATCCTCAGCAGAACAGAGCTAATCAGCTGCTACCCCAGTACCAGCCGCCCCCGAATCCGACCGCTCCTTttcaacaacaacagcagcaacagcagtcTAACGGGCAAAATTATCAAGGAAGAATAGAAAACACCTACCAACGACAACCGCAGAAAAATGAGCAGCAGAATATTCTTGCTCCGAATCAAACCTATCCGAATCCCATACAAAATGGTCAGATACAGTCGAACATGAAGTATCCGACGTATCAGCATCCGCCGGCACCCAAGCAAACGAAACAAGTGCACTTCCAAGCCGGCACTAAGGGAGGTGCGGTCAACCAAAATTCGTCTTCCGTACAGAAAACTTCACCAGTGACAGCTGTGCCTCGAACAACACATTGCCACTTATGTCGAAAGAAGCACGTCGTTGAACCTGCAATTTATTGCACGGACTGCGATTTTTACATGTCGAGATTCCGGCCAAAGTCTTAG